In a single window of the Pseudobacteriovorax antillogorgiicola genome:
- a CDS encoding zinc ribbon domain-containing protein — ICSSCEEIPDSAPKGVKDLGVREWVCSSCGAVHDRDVNAALNILRFGRESLVS, encoded by the coding sequence AAATCTGTTCTAGCTGTGAAGAGATTCCAGATAGCGCACCGAAAGGTGTGAAAGATCTTGGGGTGAGAGAGTGGGTGTGCAGCAGTTGTGGAGCGGTCCATGATCGTGATGTAAATGCTGCACTGAACATTCTCCGATTCGGGCGTGAATCGCTGGTGTCCTGA
- a CDS encoding S1 family peptidase, giving the protein MELFRLSAGFAILLSIISCNSEPKSYRTESAGGSATSASQTSSSNATAALNPQCQSSRSALTLAGQQGFGIVQGTVARNEDPVTASTVKVYLPGGHCTGTLIGPNQIVTAAHCFESGSDATQLKFLTSANSVKIGMGVNGQVLQNVAVESFVVHPCYEGILGDAETGRYLERVYYDVGLITFSGTLPTEFAPVNIATPAELQSQPRVTIAGYGAYSQNDRNVRPLTQVDTFIEEINALQEIQLEVNGKGACFGDSGGPTYIADSSGNLKLVGSTTGPGRASDYSCEDGSGTMMDITSYRGWIKCSLEAMNEPLDYLDFDDSAQFCKDNAIIN; this is encoded by the coding sequence ATGGAGTTATTTCGGCTTTCTGCAGGCTTTGCTATCCTTTTGTCAATTATCTCATGTAACTCCGAGCCAAAGAGCTACCGCACCGAATCAGCGGGCGGATCTGCGACGTCCGCGAGCCAAACATCAAGCTCCAATGCCACCGCAGCTCTCAACCCCCAATGCCAATCATCACGGTCGGCCCTCACTTTGGCTGGTCAACAAGGGTTTGGAATTGTTCAGGGTACTGTGGCTCGCAACGAAGACCCGGTTACCGCTTCCACGGTCAAAGTATACCTACCAGGGGGCCATTGTACGGGCACTCTTATTGGGCCAAATCAAATCGTCACTGCCGCTCACTGCTTCGAGTCAGGCAGCGACGCGACACAGCTTAAATTTTTGACCAGCGCCAACTCTGTAAAAATTGGAATGGGTGTTAACGGACAGGTTCTACAGAATGTGGCCGTTGAGTCCTTCGTCGTTCACCCCTGCTACGAAGGCATCCTTGGTGATGCGGAAACTGGCCGGTATTTGGAGAGAGTGTACTACGACGTGGGCTTGATCACCTTTAGCGGCACTCTTCCCACCGAATTTGCGCCAGTGAACATCGCGACCCCAGCGGAGCTTCAATCCCAGCCAAGAGTAACCATCGCTGGATATGGTGCCTATAGCCAAAATGACAGAAACGTTCGCCCTCTGACCCAGGTCGACACCTTTATCGAAGAGATCAATGCCCTTCAAGAGATTCAACTTGAAGTCAATGGCAAGGGAGCTTGTTTTGGCGACTCTGGAGGCCCCACTTATATTGCCGATAGCAGTGGCAACCTAAAACTCGTGGGATCGACCACAGGCCCAGGACGAGCCTCTGACTACAGCTGCGAAGACGGCAGCGGAACCATGATGGATATAACCAGTTATCGCGGCTGGATCAAGTGCTCCCTCGAAGCGATGAACGAGCCGCTTGACTACCTCGATTTTGACGACAGTGCTCAATTTTGCAAAGACAACGCGATCATTAATTGA
- the glnII gene encoding glutamine synthetase GlnII has protein sequence MRYKAEYIWVDGTEPTPLLRSKTKILEAGQEPPLWGFDGSSTNQAPGDSSDCVLKPVYVCHDPIRGGDNKLVVCEVLTVDMEVHPSNTRAKCAATAEEYSAQKPLFGLEQEYTLFDGNKPLGWPDQGFPGPQGPYYCSVGANNVAGRKLVEEHLDACLAAGLAVSGINAEVMPGQWEFQVGPVGPLEVSDQLIIARWLLDRIAEEHGVSVSFASKPVKGDWNGAGCHTNFSTNAMRESFDKCVEACEALGEKADLHIANYGAGIEDRLTGLHETCSYKEFKYGVSDRGASIRIPWQVKQDGKGYIEDRRPNANCDPYKVTQLITETVCSKIG, from the coding sequence ATCCGCTACAAAGCCGAGTATATTTGGGTTGACGGTACGGAGCCTACCCCTTTGCTTCGTTCAAAGACAAAAATCTTAGAAGCCGGTCAAGAGCCACCACTATGGGGCTTCGATGGCTCTTCCACGAATCAAGCGCCTGGAGACTCCTCAGACTGTGTTCTGAAACCGGTCTATGTTTGCCACGACCCGATTCGGGGCGGCGACAACAAGCTAGTGGTCTGCGAAGTGCTGACAGTCGACATGGAAGTTCACCCCTCCAACACTCGCGCCAAATGCGCAGCGACAGCAGAAGAATACTCCGCACAAAAACCACTATTCGGGCTTGAGCAAGAATACACACTTTTCGACGGCAACAAGCCTCTAGGCTGGCCGGATCAAGGCTTTCCTGGCCCACAAGGCCCATACTATTGCAGCGTCGGTGCCAACAATGTGGCAGGAAGAAAACTCGTTGAGGAGCACCTTGACGCGTGTCTTGCAGCTGGACTTGCAGTATCAGGAATCAACGCGGAAGTGATGCCTGGCCAATGGGAATTCCAAGTAGGCCCGGTAGGCCCCCTTGAAGTTTCCGACCAACTCATCATCGCTCGATGGCTGCTCGACCGGATCGCCGAAGAGCATGGAGTCTCAGTAAGCTTCGCGTCGAAGCCTGTAAAAGGTGACTGGAACGGCGCAGGATGCCATACCAACTTCTCTACCAACGCCATGCGCGAATCGTTTGACAAGTGTGTCGAGGCCTGCGAGGCACTTGGCGAAAAAGCAGATCTCCACATTGCAAATTACGGTGCTGGCATTGAGGATCGACTCACTGGTCTCCATGAGACCTGCTCCTACAAGGAGTTCAAATACGGAGTTTCCGATCGTGGTGCTTCAATCCGTATTCCCTGGCAAGTTAAGCAGGATGGCAAGGGCTACATCGAAGATCGTCGACCAAACGCGAACTGTGATCCCTACAAGGTGACTCAGCTCATCACTGAGACAGTTTGCTCGAAAATCGGCTAG
- a CDS encoding alkaline phosphatase D family protein, translating to MNQRHLIATIFGSILSGCVSTNPTLHPADKPLGTVQTLAFGSCNDQNRPQPLWQPIKAIKPDLWIWAGDMVYADTDQKKEWQAAYSKQLENPGYQSLVSQVPVIGVWDDHDFALNDSDRTAKNKSTSQEVTLDFLNEPDESPRRQRNGIYQDYHFTSTLGPVHIYLLDTRYHKDPWGPEQGNILGEQQWQWLDESLQQHSKGIHLFVSSIQLVPQDHPWESWNRFANERSKFLDLIKKHRLQIPIVLSGDRHIAELSHIPGEELENQHGLWEITSSGLTHSYIAFESERNRYRVGTVFAELNFGSLVFDAETKSITLRIHDHQSQVVRSASISLEKGS from the coding sequence TTGAATCAACGTCATCTCATTGCAACGATTTTTGGCAGCATTCTGAGCGGCTGTGTCAGCACTAACCCAACGCTGCACCCTGCGGATAAGCCTCTTGGCACCGTGCAAACCCTCGCTTTTGGTTCATGTAACGACCAAAACAGGCCCCAACCTTTATGGCAACCCATCAAAGCCATTAAGCCTGACTTGTGGATCTGGGCCGGTGATATGGTTTATGCAGATACCGACCAGAAAAAAGAGTGGCAGGCTGCTTACAGCAAGCAACTTGAAAATCCTGGTTACCAGTCATTGGTGAGTCAGGTGCCGGTGATTGGAGTGTGGGACGACCACGACTTTGCATTAAATGATTCCGACCGAACCGCAAAAAACAAATCGACGTCTCAAGAAGTCACCCTCGACTTTCTCAATGAACCGGATGAGTCACCGCGCAGGCAGCGAAACGGGATTTACCAAGACTACCACTTTACTTCAACTTTAGGCCCAGTGCATATCTACCTCCTCGACACGCGGTATCACAAAGATCCTTGGGGGCCCGAACAAGGAAATATTCTGGGTGAACAGCAATGGCAATGGCTAGACGAAAGCCTCCAACAGCACTCCAAGGGGATCCACCTTTTCGTAAGTAGCATCCAGCTAGTGCCACAAGACCACCCGTGGGAGTCTTGGAATCGCTTTGCCAACGAACGATCCAAGTTCCTAGACTTGATCAAGAAGCATAGGCTTCAGATTCCCATTGTTCTCAGTGGCGATCGGCACATCGCCGAACTATCACACATTCCCGGCGAAGAGCTTGAGAACCAACATGGGCTTTGGGAAATAACGTCCAGCGGCCTAACCCATAGCTATATTGCCTTTGAGTCAGAACGAAACCGCTACCGAGTGGGGACGGTATTCGCAGAATTGAATTTTGGGAGCTTAGTTTTCGATGCAGAGACCAAATCAATCACATTGAGAATACACGATCATCAAAGCCAGGTCGTTCGAAGTGCAAGCATCAGCTTAGAAAAGGGATCGTAG
- a CDS encoding rhodanese-like domain-containing protein translates to MKLMICLFVVLLTPLGIAQGLEDYNPKMAKKMVTEQGALLLDVRSDREYKSGSLPGAKHLPHHDIRHRADQILKWQGGDKSKPIVVFCAVGGRANRAKAELVRLGFSQVTNMGGLKDWPK, encoded by the coding sequence ATGAAGCTTATGATTTGCCTGTTCGTAGTTTTACTGACACCTCTTGGCATAGCCCAAGGCCTTGAAGACTACAATCCCAAAATGGCTAAAAAGATGGTTACAGAGCAAGGGGCACTTCTCCTTGACGTAAGGAGCGACCGCGAATATAAGTCAGGCTCATTGCCCGGCGCTAAGCATCTTCCCCATCACGATATTCGTCATCGCGCCGATCAAATATTGAAGTGGCAAGGGGGAGACAAAAGCAAACCCATAGTGGTTTTCTGTGCTGTGGGAGGACGGGCCAACCGAGCGAAGGCTGAGCTAGTCAGGTTAGGCTTCTCTCAAGTGACTAACATGGGTGGTTTGAAGGACTGGCCCAAATAG
- a CDS encoding trypsin-like serine protease, with product MTNLRQFAKVFSLSLGLGLGLSNCGTDTSSDVKVANGIEIPETTFPSVVLLYDQAGSICTGTFITEEIVLTAAHCSMSGDVNTRTGEVDLTLGIIEIEDAAEGKAKLVAQSTKIYRNPLWDSNGRNVNRYDLGVVYFPKGTARAVSDLTAGSARSGDEFTIVGYGLNQTNDLQDGSSAGIKRIGYNTVSSVSGGFIQFTGQTETTNGDGSDASSSSGDSGGPLFIDGELAGVTSGGGNSFGRARSLYIDIHSSTSKDFLGQFVNY from the coding sequence ATGACAAATCTACGTCAATTCGCAAAGGTATTTTCTCTATCCTTAGGCCTTGGCTTAGGGCTTAGCAACTGCGGCACGGACACGTCGTCCGACGTAAAAGTAGCAAACGGCATTGAAATTCCCGAAACAACATTTCCGTCGGTGGTCTTGCTTTATGATCAAGCAGGTTCGATCTGTACGGGAACATTTATCACAGAAGAGATCGTATTGACGGCAGCTCACTGCTCCATGAGCGGTGATGTGAACACCAGAACCGGTGAAGTCGACCTAACTCTGGGCATCATTGAAATCGAAGATGCTGCTGAAGGCAAAGCCAAGTTGGTCGCACAATCGACAAAAATTTACCGCAATCCGTTGTGGGATAGCAACGGCCGCAATGTTAACCGATACGATCTTGGAGTGGTTTACTTTCCCAAAGGAACAGCGCGTGCGGTCAGTGACCTCACTGCTGGGTCAGCACGGTCTGGAGATGAGTTTACCATTGTCGGCTATGGCCTGAATCAGACGAACGATCTACAGGATGGCAGTAGCGCTGGAATCAAGCGTATTGGCTACAACACAGTTAGTAGCGTTTCCGGAGGCTTCATTCAGTTCACGGGACAAACTGAAACCACCAATGGAGATGGAAGTGATGCCTCGTCTAGCAGTGGCGATTCAGGTGGACCACTATTCATTGATGGAGAGTTAGCTGGTGTAACCTCTGGCGGTGGCAATAGCTTTGGCCGAGCACGATCTCTTTATATCGATATCCACTCAAGCACCTCCAAGGATTTCTTGGGCCAGTTTGTGAATTACTAA
- a CDS encoding purple acid phosphatase family protein — protein sequence MKLNHLIVPGAAALLFIGCNQTPPQPNYNTTRRVSDQISNPVNNPNGQVSPGSPQQGGIIAEIVNYQEPTPYSYPAGYNDPTLAPNKHLLVWTTNPAQEATISWSLPDLIANTQHNVYLSEQQRNGSQLNLYEMKVPAQESGMDQACNSQLPIFQSRVTGLKPNTTYFYVIESNGQQSQEMHFVTAPANSTTSFKLFSGGDSRSDPGQRVVMNRQISSLLSQDSSYLALIHGGDFIESGSNCEQWSTWLDNHQSTMTSKGRVLPVVATFGNHESGGEAQFTALFGDPLGGEKFYFNTKIGSLDLIILNSEISVEGTQRQWLTTTMNSLAKQATFIIAGYHRPAWPAEKSPGSTTSWIPIFEQNQVDLVFESDGHVLKQTCPIFNNACNPERGIVYVGEGGLGVAQRGASQSGQWYFEGGYAIGQHHIQSLSFQMNSATPQIEYKVYYDNTSHYPLTLRKRNR from the coding sequence ATGAAACTCAATCATCTCATAGTTCCCGGAGCAGCGGCCTTACTTTTTATAGGCTGCAATCAGACGCCACCGCAGCCGAACTATAACACTACAAGAAGAGTTAGCGACCAGATATCGAATCCTGTGAACAACCCAAATGGTCAAGTGAGCCCAGGGTCTCCACAGCAGGGAGGTATCATAGCGGAAATAGTCAATTATCAAGAACCCACACCATATTCCTACCCAGCTGGCTACAACGATCCCACTCTTGCACCCAACAAACACCTTTTAGTATGGACAACCAATCCAGCCCAAGAGGCAACGATTTCCTGGAGCCTTCCCGATTTAATTGCAAATACGCAACATAATGTCTACTTAAGTGAGCAGCAACGGAACGGCAGTCAATTGAACCTCTATGAGATGAAGGTCCCGGCACAGGAATCGGGAATGGACCAAGCTTGTAACAGTCAACTTCCCATATTCCAAAGCCGCGTGACTGGCTTGAAGCCCAATACAACCTATTTCTATGTGATCGAAAGCAATGGCCAGCAATCTCAAGAAATGCATTTCGTCACAGCACCGGCGAACTCCACAACTTCCTTCAAGTTGTTTTCGGGGGGTGACTCTCGATCCGATCCAGGCCAACGAGTGGTCATGAATCGGCAGATCAGCTCGCTACTTAGCCAAGACTCAAGCTATCTGGCATTGATTCATGGCGGCGACTTCATTGAATCTGGCTCTAACTGCGAGCAATGGTCCACGTGGCTAGACAACCACCAGTCGACGATGACAAGCAAAGGTAGAGTGCTACCGGTGGTCGCAACCTTTGGCAACCACGAATCTGGTGGAGAAGCTCAGTTCACCGCTCTCTTTGGCGACCCGCTGGGAGGGGAAAAATTCTACTTCAATACCAAGATAGGATCACTTGATCTCATTATCCTTAATTCGGAAATTTCAGTCGAAGGAACCCAACGCCAGTGGTTAACGACAACCATGAACTCTTTGGCTAAGCAAGCGACTTTCATTATCGCCGGCTACCATCGCCCTGCCTGGCCGGCCGAGAAGTCACCTGGAAGCACGACATCTTGGATTCCTATCTTTGAACAAAACCAAGTGGATTTAGTATTTGAATCAGATGGCCACGTTCTGAAACAAACCTGCCCTATTTTCAACAATGCGTGCAACCCCGAAAGAGGGATTGTCTACGTGGGAGAAGGCGGTTTGGGCGTTGCTCAACGAGGAGCATCACAGAGTGGCCAATGGTACTTTGAGGGAGGCTATGCCATCGGGCAACACCACATTCAATCCTTAAGTTTTCAAATGAATAGCGCCACGCCACAGATTGAATACAAGGTTTACTATGACAACACGTCACACTACCCACTGACTCTAAGAAAGAGAAATCGATAA
- a CDS encoding class II 3-deoxy-7-phosphoheptulonate synthase — protein MNQIPWTLDSWRSKPIKQQPNYDSQDELNEVLGQIKSLPPLVFVGEIEALKNNMAQAGRGECFILQGGDCAERFQDCNELSITAKLKILLQMSVVLCYGAKKPIVRIGRIAGQYAKPRSNPTEVVDGKEVPVYRGDIINSFEAHGDARKPDPSRILQAFYRSTATLNYIRALTKGGFADLHHPQNWDLDFVNKAPKRQEYEQIVSSIQDAITFMESLGAKEDKLHSVEFYTSHEGLLLPMEEALTQYVEEYNGWYNLGAHMLWIGDRTRQLDGAHIEYFRGIRNPVGLKVGPSADPREIIQIVQALNPSNEEGKVTLITRYGEGKVQEHLPKMIDAITESKLNVLWSADPMHGNASKTDDGVKTRNFDSILSEVNDSFEVHSGKPSNLAGIHFELTGEDVTECIGGTAGIGVKDLDQKYETYCDPRLNYSQSLEMAFLISKMLGKGKTP, from the coding sequence ATGAACCAGATACCTTGGACCTTAGATTCGTGGCGGTCCAAACCTATCAAGCAACAACCCAATTATGATTCCCAGGATGAGCTGAATGAGGTCCTTGGCCAGATCAAGTCACTACCACCCCTTGTGTTTGTGGGTGAGATAGAAGCCTTAAAGAATAATATGGCCCAAGCAGGGCGCGGGGAGTGCTTTATCCTGCAAGGGGGAGACTGTGCCGAGCGTTTTCAAGACTGCAACGAGCTGTCAATCACTGCCAAACTGAAAATACTCCTCCAAATGTCCGTTGTACTTTGCTATGGAGCTAAAAAACCCATCGTTCGGATTGGGCGAATTGCAGGTCAGTATGCAAAACCCCGTTCGAACCCCACTGAGGTTGTGGACGGCAAGGAAGTTCCTGTCTACCGCGGCGATATTATCAACTCGTTTGAAGCCCACGGAGATGCCCGTAAGCCTGATCCTAGCCGCATCTTGCAGGCATTCTATCGCTCAACAGCCACCCTCAACTACATCCGTGCTCTTACCAAGGGTGGATTCGCTGATCTCCATCATCCCCAAAATTGGGACCTGGACTTCGTCAACAAAGCCCCGAAGCGCCAGGAATATGAGCAGATTGTATCCAGTATCCAGGACGCGATCACTTTCATGGAGTCGCTTGGAGCGAAGGAAGATAAGCTTCACTCCGTTGAGTTTTATACCTCTCACGAAGGCCTACTGCTCCCCATGGAAGAGGCCTTGACCCAATACGTTGAAGAATACAATGGATGGTACAACCTAGGCGCTCACATGCTATGGATTGGCGATCGTACCCGCCAGCTTGATGGAGCCCACATTGAGTATTTCCGTGGCATTCGCAACCCCGTGGGCCTTAAAGTTGGCCCTAGTGCTGATCCTCGTGAGATTATCCAGATCGTACAGGCCTTGAATCCAAGTAACGAAGAGGGCAAGGTCACCCTGATCACTCGCTATGGTGAAGGCAAGGTTCAGGAGCACCTGCCGAAGATGATCGATGCCATCACCGAGTCTAAGCTTAATGTCTTGTGGAGTGCAGACCCGATGCACGGTAATGCAAGCAAGACAGACGATGGGGTAAAGACACGAAACTTCGATAGCATCCTCTCTGAGGTGAACGATTCTTTTGAAGTTCATAGTGGTAAGCCTAGCAACCTGGCTGGGATTCACTTCGAGCTGACAGGAGAAGACGTCACAGAATGCATTGGTGGCACGGCTGGGATCGGAGTCAAAGACTTAGATCAGAAGTATGAAACATACTGCGATCCGCGACTTAACTATAGCCAATCGTTGGAGATGGCGTTTTTGATTTCCAAGATGCTTGGCAAAGGAAAAACCCCCTAA
- a CDS encoding SufE family protein — protein sequence MQTLEEKKTELTAKLKQIPNKDERLKFIIEQGKAMPPMADKFKIDQFLVKGCISKAWLFPQLKDGRILFHADSEAMIVKGIIAILLQVYSEATPEEVLQEDGSFLADVGVTEHLSMNRRNGLANVLKMIQAYATAFKAQS from the coding sequence GTGCAAACACTGGAAGAAAAAAAAACTGAGCTGACTGCTAAATTAAAGCAAATTCCCAACAAAGACGAACGATTAAAGTTCATCATTGAGCAGGGAAAGGCCATGCCTCCTATGGCTGATAAATTTAAGATTGACCAATTCCTAGTGAAAGGTTGCATATCTAAAGCTTGGCTTTTTCCGCAGCTTAAAGACGGTCGCATCCTGTTTCATGCAGACTCAGAAGCGATGATCGTAAAAGGCATCATCGCCATACTCTTGCAAGTCTACAGCGAAGCCACACCCGAAGAAGTGCTCCAGGAAGATGGCAGCTTTCTCGCAGACGTGGGTGTCACCGAACATCTGTCCATGAATCGGCGCAACGGCCTTGCCAACGTACTCAAGATGATTCAGGCCTACGCCACAGCGTTCAAGGCGCAAAGTTAA
- a CDS encoding nuclease-related domain-containing protein, with product MILSQWNLLKLARETFAPEVDRIAGETGEAMALASARKALRKLSCQSTVLESVRVPKAKGKGKLEIDLLVVSAYGVLALEVKHWGGNLNAQGQTWLQTRRDHDKSLKNPLPLMEEREAALQTWLKQRGLVIPKSRIHSLLVLSNPNVQLGRKLSSLKSIVRLEDLEQQIVARCDAPKKKFWQKRSKGSWDFSGLISLLGQLPTWDELVLHGGRRYWGDILGFKIEQQGKAALQRGDVQFLKVKAPRSFWSLWRAPSMKFKDWDGNVSSVSFAPQAKLILRHAGQQRDEEIDLIHIDTIKLGWKNQRYYDH from the coding sequence ATGATATTGAGTCAATGGAACCTATTAAAGCTAGCAAGAGAAACGTTTGCGCCAGAAGTCGATCGTATTGCCGGAGAAACTGGAGAAGCCATGGCCCTGGCTTCAGCCCGAAAGGCACTCCGCAAGCTTTCCTGTCAGTCGACGGTTTTGGAGTCAGTGAGAGTTCCTAAGGCCAAAGGCAAGGGCAAGCTAGAGATTGATTTGCTCGTCGTTAGCGCCTACGGAGTACTGGCTCTAGAGGTAAAACACTGGGGAGGAAATCTGAATGCCCAAGGCCAGACATGGCTCCAGACCCGTCGCGATCACGATAAATCCTTGAAGAACCCCTTGCCCCTTATGGAAGAACGGGAAGCAGCCTTGCAAACTTGGCTCAAACAAAGGGGCTTGGTGATTCCAAAAAGCCGTATTCATTCTCTCTTGGTTTTGAGCAATCCAAATGTCCAGCTAGGGCGCAAGCTAAGCTCTCTAAAATCCATCGTGCGACTCGAAGACCTAGAGCAGCAGATTGTAGCCCGCTGCGATGCTCCAAAAAAGAAGTTTTGGCAAAAGCGCTCCAAGGGATCTTGGGACTTTTCAGGCCTGATCTCTCTTTTGGGTCAACTTCCCACCTGGGATGAGCTTGTTCTCCACGGCGGTCGGCGCTATTGGGGCGATATCTTGGGCTTCAAAATCGAGCAGCAGGGCAAGGCTGCACTGCAACGTGGGGATGTCCAATTCCTTAAGGTTAAAGCTCCCCGCAGCTTTTGGAGCCTTTGGCGAGCACCCTCAATGAAGTTTAAGGACTGGGATGGGAACGTCTCATCGGTCTCATTTGCTCCACAGGCAAAACTGATCCTTCGCCATGCAGGACAGCAACGGGATGAGGAAATCGATCTTATTCATATTGACACGATAAAACTGGGTTGGAAGAATCAAAGATACTATGATCATTGA
- a CDS encoding NupC/NupG family nucleoside CNT transporter, with translation MERFMSFLGLFVMMGIAWSLSSNRKKMDFRVIGGGIALQFVLAFVIMKTGFGKSFFIWSKDLVTAIIEMSDAGAEFLFGASYKDHFFAFKVLPTIIFASTLSYILFYLGVMQKVVEGLAWVMKKVMNISGAESLVTAANVFIGQTEAPLFIKPYLKSMTQSEIMVMMTGGMATVAGGVLAAYVGFGVSAGHLLAASIMSAPAAIVLAKIMFPETEISPTLGTVRITLEKDEVNVFEAACKGAAEGLKLALNVGAMLIAFISLVKLINVGLGEIGNLFGWTISLEILLGFIFQPLAFFMGISWEESFIVGQMLGTKVVVNEFLSFIQLGEYINGDKVGQLSERAITITTYALCGFANFSSIAIQVGGIGAIEPGRKKDFARHGLKAMIGGTLAAFMTACIAGMIL, from the coding sequence ATGGAACGATTCATGAGCTTTTTAGGCCTCTTTGTGATGATGGGGATCGCATGGTCGCTATCAAGCAATCGCAAGAAGATGGATTTTCGAGTCATCGGCGGTGGTATTGCTCTTCAGTTCGTCCTAGCCTTCGTTATCATGAAAACAGGTTTTGGAAAGTCGTTTTTCATTTGGTCGAAAGACCTGGTCACAGCAATTATCGAAATGTCCGACGCGGGAGCGGAATTTCTTTTTGGAGCGTCCTACAAAGATCACTTTTTTGCCTTCAAAGTTTTGCCAACAATCATATTCGCATCGACTCTATCTTATATTCTGTTCTATCTCGGCGTGATGCAGAAGGTGGTGGAAGGCTTGGCTTGGGTTATGAAAAAAGTCATGAATATTTCCGGTGCCGAATCTCTTGTCACAGCTGCCAACGTTTTTATTGGTCAAACAGAAGCTCCGTTATTCATCAAGCCGTATCTCAAATCTATGACCCAGTCCGAGATTATGGTGATGATGACTGGTGGCATGGCGACGGTTGCCGGTGGAGTCCTTGCAGCCTACGTAGGCTTTGGGGTGTCCGCTGGTCATTTGCTTGCTGCTTCGATCATGTCAGCTCCAGCAGCTATTGTTCTTGCTAAGATTATGTTTCCAGAAACGGAAATCTCACCCACGTTAGGAACAGTTCGTATTACCCTTGAAAAAGACGAAGTGAACGTTTTCGAAGCTGCTTGCAAGGGAGCTGCTGAAGGCTTAAAACTTGCTTTAAATGTCGGTGCCATGCTGATCGCCTTCATTTCCCTAGTCAAGCTTATCAATGTTGGTCTCGGAGAGATTGGAAACTTATTTGGCTGGACCATCAGTCTTGAAATCCTGCTGGGATTTATTTTTCAACCTCTAGCATTCTTTATGGGGATTAGCTGGGAAGAGAGCTTTATCGTCGGTCAGATGCTCGGTACAAAGGTTGTCGTAAACGAATTTTTATCATTCATTCAGCTCGGAGAATATATCAACGGCGATAAAGTTGGCCAGCTTTCGGAAAGAGCCATCACCATCACAACCTATGCTCTTTGTGGATTCGCAAACTTTTCGTCGATTGCCATTCAGGTGGGTGGTATCGGGGCGATCGAGCCAGGACGCAAGAAAGACTTCGCACGCCATGGACTGAAGGCAATGATCGGCGGTACCCTTGCTGCCTTTATGACAGCATGTATCGCGGGAATGATTTTATGA
- a CDS encoding Crp/Fnr family transcriptional regulator — MKVKLTEIPIFKYVDQDLAHHLNECSQLIVKDQGQPILLRDEPTPGLFILVAGKVDIFVGNDKEPTFQFPEGEVFGEMSLIDQAKASATIRAAVDQTKLIFVHKEKFEARLKQDSALASGFYKGAAAVLTKRMRLANGKLATEMAQLDSFQEDGSSLIQILNQLSEHCHKALASHRQNSQASARLVKMLAEGSDESRELAAGQTAHGASLTKMSELLDQLVQVSRQAHTPKAS; from the coding sequence ATGAAAGTAAAGTTGACCGAAATCCCAATCTTTAAGTATGTTGATCAAGACCTCGCTCATCATTTGAACGAATGCTCACAGCTCATCGTGAAGGATCAGGGTCAACCTATCTTACTTCGGGATGAGCCAACTCCTGGCTTATTCATCCTAGTGGCCGGTAAAGTTGATATATTTGTCGGCAATGATAAAGAGCCCACATTCCAGTTTCCCGAAGGTGAAGTCTTTGGTGAAATGTCGTTGATCGATCAAGCCAAGGCTTCGGCAACCATTCGAGCTGCAGTGGATCAAACAAAGCTTATTTTTGTGCACAAGGAAAAATTCGAAGCTCGGCTTAAACAAGACTCCGCTCTTGCGAGCGGCTTCTACAAAGGAGCTGCGGCAGTCCTCACCAAGAGAATGCGCCTCGCCAATGGCAAACTAGCCACCGAGATGGCCCAGCTTGATTCCTTTCAAGAGGACGGCTCATCATTGATCCAAATTCTAAATCAGCTTTCCGAGCATTGCCACAAGGCATTAGCCAGTCATCGGCAGAATAGCCAAGCCAGCGCGCGGCTAGTGAAAATGCTGGCTGAAGGATCTGACGAAAGTCGGGAACTCGCAGCAGGACAGACAGCTCATGGAGCCTCGCTAACAAAGATGAGTGAACTTCTCGATCAGTTGGTACAGGTTAGCCGACAAGCTCATACCCCAAAGGCTAGCTAG